A window of Juglans regia cultivar Chandler chromosome 7, Walnut 2.0, whole genome shotgun sequence contains these coding sequences:
- the LOC108979119 gene encoding auxin-responsive protein SAUR32-like, protein MGSGEKTLRIFHLHLPHLHHHHHQGTKKQEMRDVPKGCLAIKVGQGEKQQRFVVPVMYFNHPLFMQLLKEAEEEYGFDQKGTITIPCHVEEFRYVRGMIDREKSLHHHHGHHHHHHVIRCFRV, encoded by the coding sequence ATGGGCAGTGGAGAGAAAACTCTGCGGATCTTTCACCTACACctgcctcatcttcatcacCATCATCACCAGGGTACGAAGAAACAAGAGATGAGAGATGTGCCGAAAGGGTGTTTGGCGATAAAGGTGGGACAGGGAGAGAAGCAGCAGAGATTTGTGGTTCCTGTGATGTATTTCAATCACCCACTGTTCATGCAGCTGCTGAAGGAGGCTGAGGAAGAGTATGGTTTTGATCAGAAGGGGACAATCACCATCCCTTGCCATGTTGAGGAGTTTAGGTACGTCCGGGGCATGATTGATAGGGAAAAGTCCCTCCATCATCATCACggccatcatcatcatcaccatgtAATTAGATGTTTTAgggtttga